The Asterias rubens chromosome 14, eAstRub1.3, whole genome shotgun sequence DNA segment ATGTGTATTATTCCGGTGACATTTATACCTGACATAAATCATGGAGAAAAATTAACTAGGGGGCAAAACGTATTTTCCCGGTTGTATCAAGTTCAAGGTATTGTTTAGGAATTTCGGTCAAATTTTTGTAAGACATGATGTTATTAGAAAGAAGAGCAACGCATCAGTTGGTGTTTGGGGAGTCGTTAGGTAATTCCTTTAACCACCCGCCCCCAAAAAAAGCACTCGTGCTTGGTTTAAAACGGGCTGAAAGGCACACGGATGGTCGGTATTGGTGGACATGAGTGGGTGTCGCTATGATGTAAGGGGTCTGAATGCGCTGCCGGACGGTATATACGGGCTACCGGTGTGAGCCGGACAAGCCTCGCTCGGTCGGTACGGTGTCGAACAACTTCGAAGAGAGGAGGGGTTCCTTGGCCCCGTTGTCCTGCGTTTCATTATAACACGAGGACTAGCATCATAAATACAATGTAGCTGGTAGATTTGTCCCTGAATGTAGCTGGTAGATTTGTCCCTGAATGGGAAGCTGCTTTACTATAAGTGTAACATAGTATGGCAAGAGTTAGTTTATGAAACTGATCTTTacttgtagttgttgttcagcCACACGCCATCTTCTACCGTCTGGTATGTTTTCGACCAACTCATAGTTAACTTTGATTTACCGCGAGAAACGAACGAATAATATGTCTAGACAAAATAAACAGCTGGGTTTCTTATCTCATCTGGTCTGACATGGGGAAAACAGTAATGTTATTATAAAGTGTTTGTACTTCAAGGGGATGGGTATTCCATTGCCGGAAACCCATGACACCTTGATACTTTTTGAACCTTTCTCAAACACATTTCACACAATGTATGGTCTAgttacttcttcttcttcttcttcttatgcCTGTCGATTGTCCGCTAGCAAATGCACACTTCCCAAGCTCATATAAACTtcaaacttcacacatagttaGAAAGTCACTGGGACAGGAAACTGCTTgagtgacgtcatgatgacgccATCGAGTGTCGAATTACACTAAATGAacgtttattatttcaaaaaatcataacttttgatctacatgagggatttttacaatcaatacatcatcggaaagggcattaaaaaactctgaaaatttcaaaattcacgtctaaagaacaacgtaagtcccccgttggtatgtgcataaacatacaacgtgtagtgtattagctatgcgggagagtcacgctccagtgatcaccaatagagcgcgaaaaagcttcatgtagattagtcttcgttcaaggcgtttaacttgttgaccttgtcttctggttcaaatcgaatttattgtacattatctacgaccgtactgcgttgataacaccggttcccgtccgatcactgaagttatgcaaaatcgggcttggtcagtacttggatgggagaccaattggcaaccaaattttgtattatttatttgtatattttatttgttattcgcctataaatagcttcgtttttagtctattttcaaggcgttttcaactaacatttattttccggttagttagtctcttcttcagtcgtcatgcataaggctccaaccacaaaagctattttgacaatctatacgtcatatgaaagggctttaagtacgtagtctgttttcaaggcgttttcaacaaacatttcccttccggtgtgttagtctcttctccagtcgtcattatgcataagttcctatgccctcaaccacaaaagctttaccataaaattactacacatcgagaaaactgtttggttttgatttctttgcaatttgacgagctatcaacaacactttttttcattgattcaaacactgacccaacaatagccgaacacctagtgtttgtttctacaaacactatatctagttgaCCTTGTATTCTggttcaaatcaaatttattgtttatttgctTCAAACGTACATTTTGTGGtttatctacgaccgtactgcgttgataataccggttcccgtccgatcactgaagttaagcaaaatcgggccTGGTCAGTAGTTGAATGAGATACCAATTGGcgacaaaattttgttttatttatttttattttatttttttattctcctATAAacagcttcgtttttagtctgttttcaaggcgttttcaaccaacatttcttttccggttagttggtctcttctccagtcgtcactATGCATTAAGTTCTtgtgccctcaaccacaaaagctattcaGACATTAGTTATAATTATTCTATAATGTATCACACAAGTGCATGAAGGTCCATCTGAATATAGATGCCGACGCGCTTTGTTTTGTAGTATTGTACACATAATGAATTTATCTTCAAATCAACAGAAAGATAATACAATTCTAAGCATTGGTTCATAACAGGCAGCACATTTATTGAGCAAGCTCGGAACGTTTTGTCTATGTCTGTATTTGGAGCATGAAGCACTTTcctcaaaattaacaaaaatgttgaaattgtacaatttcttttaacaaaatcacacaaataCTGTACTTTGAAATGTGTACCAACTTGCAAGCAATATCATTAATGATAACCGATGTCGGTGAGATACCAAGAATTCGACCGGAGACAAAGGCTGCATACGCAAgtctataaaataaacaatgaaatgtataaatcaattaaaaattCACAAAGCACATGGACATTTTTTACTAAGTTGTCATTAAATTCATGATTTCAACTGCAATTGATGAATATATATTTGAATCACTTCTAAATTAATCAAATGTACCTTTCTTTATGGCGTAGACTTATAAAACTAAGTCGATACCCATGCCGGCATGCAGCACCAAATAGACCTATTGTATCcagcttgtttgttttgttttttttgcccgTAGAACGTAATCGGCCTGAAAATTGTTGCAATCCTTAAGATGGAAATGTTtatcaaaaacaattatttgaactCAAGAATTATTGTTGGGCCGGAAGTTAAAATACGACTTGCACAAAATTGAAATATTCAGGTTCAGGTAAATACAGTAGTTAAGCGGACTAAACTAAAAAGAGGTTTCTTAAAGGTAGTactttcggtaattgtcaaagacttcacagttggtgtatctcaacatatgcataaaataacaaacctgtgaaaatctgagctcaatcggtcatcgatgttgcgagataatactgaaagaaaaaacacccttgtcacacgaagttgtgtgcgtttagatggttgatttcgagacctcaagttctaaatttgaggtttcgaaatcaaattcgtggaaaattacttctttctcgaaaactatggcacttcagagggagccgtttctcacaatgttttataccatcaacctctccccattactcgtcaccaagaaaggttttatgctaataattgttttgagtaattaccaatattgtccactgcctttaatagtgcAAAGTGAAATTTAAGGACAAATTTTATTATAGTTGTTGCATCCACTTCAGCCATTGGACCAGGCAAACCCAGTTTGGGGTTGATATGCCAAGTTATTACGGAGTTATTGCTCAGAAAACATGTTAGGCCATAATGACCTTATATTTAACAAAGGGTGTCAAAATACAATCCTGGATGTTCTCGAGACCAGTTCTTacaccaagtttggagttgacaTGCCAAGCCATTCTCGAGATATAACTCTTTAATTGAATaatacaaatgaaaaaaataaaaaatatttataatcaGCAAATTTACTTATTTTAAGGCCTCAAGGCACTAAACGGAATAACAAAACTATAACACTGCTATACAAAGGTTTATAATtggggaataacagtgcgagtacccggtgtggtggtttcaactttccgccgtgttcagttttccgggtgaccaaatacggtagcattacgtcatgcgatgtctgcgcacagcaagcaaaaatAGTCAATTTTACGTGCCGTATTGAGTAATCCGTCCGTGATACTCTCCGGTTTTGTAGCTGTCATGGCGTCGTCCGTGAGTACATCAAGTGGAGATCGCGTGGATCGTCTGGGAGACTTTGGGGTAAAAACCAGGCAAATAGTCCTATATTTAACCAGCGGTATTTATACTGAAGGAGCTTCCGAACACCAGAAGAGGCTAGTACGTTGCCAATCGAAACGGTACACGTATGATCAGACCAGTAAGTACTTGGTTGGTACGTTCCGTACGGCAGTGTTACTGTTTACCTCATGTACCACCACGCAGTTTAACTCTGTGGTGTGTAGTTTGGGAACTTGTATTTTATAGAGCAATGCTCTATTCCTATGGTACTATTATGCTAGTTactgactgtacatgtactctgtAGTACTAGAGTAGTGTATAGGATTCGTATAGGCattttcttgtattttcttgtaacgacattgtatttttagtttaccaacaaaaaagtgttttttgttatttatatgcATACCGTGCATACATCGGGAATATGATTATGTTATGTAAGAAATGTTATTAGAGGGGGAAGGGGAAGAGCAAGTGTGAGGAGAAAAGGGAGGGGAAAAGATGAACAAAGGGGAGGGAGAAGTAGTCAGGGAGATGGGGAGATGGAGGTCCATGGTGAGGGTTACTGTTGTGTTGTATATACTGGTTACGTAAGGGAAGATGTCATATGGAAAAGAAAAGACGAAAATTGAGGGGAGTGTTTatactatacaaaataaatagtgGGCGGGTTAGGTAATGAGTAAGATGTGACAGTGGGAGGGAGGAGTTGGGGTTAGAGGCTGGTGTATGTATTGAAATGATGGGAAAGAGGGATGGATGATGAGGTGCTATCAGTCACTAGCAGCCGCTTGCTGTTTACGGTCATCGCAATGGCAAACGACCCTGTTTTTTCTCTTTGTATGGATATGCAAGAGAGCCATGAGGATGTGATGGATGAGGTGTTAGAAGTTATTGGTCCTGTCATTTCAAGAAACACCTCAATCAATGATGTTGTACAAGAAACCTATGTTTGTCAGGTACTCGGTGCTCTCCAGACCTATGTCTATGTCACAGGCTTTGGAGCAAAGAACCTTATAAACACATTGAAGCCACTCTCTGAATTGCATTTTCTACCTGATATGCCCGATTTAGATATTGCCAACAGGGACAGTTTAGTCATTTGTGGTTTCACCTTGGCCAAGACAGATCTCCAATTACTAGAAAAGAACTCCTGTCTGAATGACCAGGTAACTCTAACTTTCCTATATTTAGTAGTGCTctcttaatttatttgtttcgacTTAACAAGGAAGTGACAGGTGGCAATACAGGTTTGTCAACAAGACACTCGCCTTGCACTGGCTACCCAAAACTGTTCCCTTTATACCAAGTATACAACAAAAATGGAACAACCttctaaacaaataaacaataatatttagtAAAGATGAACAAAACAGAATTGAGTGTAGCAATATTAATgtgtattatattttgtttaccccctacaccgatgcaaatttaacatctattaaaatgtTAATGTGCTTATCGCTGTAGGTAATACATGCATACTTGGAGGTCCTGCAGAAAGACTTCAATGAGCAGTCTCACCAGCATGTCACCTTTCTGCCCTGCCACAAAGCCAGACTTTGGGATAATCATCAGTATAATGAGTGGCTTTATCCTAATGTAAGTAAATGTAAATTGGCTcaaagttcaattcaattcaatttaagaGAATTTGTAATGTGCATAATTTCATACAAGAGCAATAATGTTACACCTTGTATGATACCGGTCTGTCACAGGTAGGTTTACATTAACAAAACTGAAAGGGGAAGAAACAGTGAAACAAACTAGTTGGTTGCTGTTCACGATTAGCTTGTGTTGTGTTCTTTCAGTCACACATCAGAACTAAGATAACAAGCACTGCCAACTCACAAATTCCCTGTCGCCTCCAGGGTGCACTACTGCTGTTTCATGCTTGTTCTGGGTTAGTTATTATGGTTATTAGGGAAcatagcatgacatttttaagATAACTATAAGGGAAGTGATAAAAACCCCAAATTATTAGTGGGTGGACAAGTTTTCTGTGACCTTTCCAATCAATGTTGACTGGTCTTGTGGATCAGCTCTGGGCAGTCAACATCAACATAGCAGGTCTGAAATACTCAGTTTGACTACATCAAATATAATATGTATGTTTCCGATTTGTATTTCAGATTCCTTTCGCCGACTTTTATGGATACTAATACCCATATGTGTGGACAACGACCATTGGGTCTTACTTGCTGGGACAAAGCCACCAAATCAGTGGGCATTCTAAATTCCCTACCCGGATACAGTGCAGCCGAGAACAGATACTGCTCACACTTCATGTAGGTGCATCATTTCTGCTTTGGCATTCTTTTGTAATAATGATAACTTGGAGGAAAGACAAACCAAACATGCTTCTAATCATGCTACTTCTAGTTAACATTATCTTTCTCATTGGATATGTGTACTATTTTCATCTCTCTGATATTTCAGAAACTACATGAATGCCAGGGCATTAAAGATCAATGGGACCCCCACCAGATGGATCATAAAGAGCTAGCTTGGAGAACCTGCCCAAAGACTTATCTCCATTTTTACATGGTTGTTTATGTTTATCTACAGTTTGCTGAGCAGCTTCTAAATGGCATCCCTCCCTGTGTACTGCGCCACTGCCATGTACGACAATTTCGAGGTTATGTTGGTGCACGATTTgtgtcacttaaaggcactggacacgttgggtaattgtcacttggtgtatcccaagtgTTGCGGTGATTAGGAATGATTTGGCCTGGGTTTAATTCAATATCTCCTGATAAGACCGTTATACTCTTGATGGTCACTGCAAAaccaaaagagccacagaaaaacataaagaaaaagatatcagtttttatgagACAAAGTTCATGAGAAGTGTTTCTGTCAGAAACTATGTATTCTAGTTGCAGGTTATTCTTTCTGCGTTGATaattgctccagattttcggcaattaTATCAAGAATGCTGccaccacattttgaaatgaaaattttaatttttacgGGTTGATTTTATGGTATATATTGTTTTATGGTATATATGTAAGTCAATACTGTGTAAGTCAATACTGTGTAATTACAGATGTGTTATGTGTGagtaataaattataaataaacctgtgaaaaacatatttatttattaccgttttttatttgatttatttagttatttatttatttgttattttattctaaATTGTATAGATACAACAAACTCGTGATATGCCATTTGTTGGAGTGTTTTCtctgtttatttctttaaaggctGGGTATTGTAATACATAAAAAATCTTATGAGATAATGTTGACACTATATGGTTCATGTTATTATAAATGTCAGCATGGATACAAGTGAGGTGTGAAGTGACATTGCCATTTATTTACAACTATTTCCACTCGCTGTTGAACACTATTTGTTTAATCAGCTCTTCTGTGCCCCATACTTTACAAGTGCTTATCCATGATTGTGGAATGATAATTGACACAACAGGTGGCAACACGTGGCCATGCGtggaccatagagaaaggacaattatcactgtttacaGACCACCATATAAGTCCATGGAGGCATGAGCTATAAGCTCACTGGTCTTTACAAAAACTGCAAGGAActttcttgtatttattgttaaaaatacataggaacaattaaataatttgaacATTGCTCCTAAACTTCAGAACGTGTGGAGGgggtatttataaaaaatatatatttcattACCTTTTTTGACCCACGTTGTCAACGTCTGTTGATTCTGCATTTGAACTATCTTTCAATCTGCCCATTTTTCTGTTGGCTTAGTCCCAGTCATCTGAAAATGTATCGTAGTTTCAAATGATATAACTGAAAGATTCGGCTGAAAAGTAGAAAATGGAACCTTAATTTTGAAAACCTAAAATTTAAGATAAAAGACATAGGaaatgaaggaaaacaaacctTGTCCCATGATTTCCACCCAGCCTCTGGGTTCAACAGACGAAAACATAACTTCTCCATTGAAACCACTGCTTGGATGTTAAAAGTGTCTAGTAGAGAGGAGGCTtgaaacaaaatagaaaatttaTATTTCACCATTAATTAATGCTTATGGTTGTGAAACAGAATTAGAAAAACAACGTAAAATCCCTTTTCACGTGGGGAgaaattgttacaaaatacaTTGTTCATTTCAAACACTCGGGCTGTGTTGCATCCTGGGAGGTAGTCTCACCTCCGTCGGGCTGTGATGCATCCTGGAAGGAAGTCTCACCTCGGTCGGTCTGGGCTGCATCATGGAAGGAAGTCTCACCTCAGTCGGTCTGGGCTGCATCATGGAAGGAAGTCTCACCTCGGTCGGGCTGTTTTGCATCCTGGAAGGAAGTCTCACCTCAGTAAGGCTGTGTTGCATCCTTGAAGGAAGTCTCACCTCGGTCGGGCTGTGTTGCATCCTGTAAGGATGTCTCACCTCTGTCAGGCTGGGTTGCATCCTGGAAGGAAGTCTCACCTCGGTCGGGCTGTGTTGCATCCTGGAAGGAAGTCTCACTTCGGTCAGGCTGTGTTGCATCCTGGAAGCAAGTCTCACCTCGGTCGGGCAAGGTTGCATCCTAGAGGGAAGTCTCACCTCGGTCTGGCTGTGTTGCATCCTGGAAGGATGTCTCACCTCTGTCAGGCTGGGTTGCATCCTGGAAGGAAGTCTCACCTCAGTCGGGCTGTGTTGCATCCTGGAAGGAAGTCTCACTTCGGTCAGGCTGTGTTGCATCCTGGAAGCAAGTCTCACCTCGGTCGGGCAAGGTTGCATCCTAGAGGGAAGTCTCACCTCGGTCTGGCTGTGTTGCATCCTGGAAGGAAGCTCACCTCGGTCGGCCTAGGTTGCATCCTGGAAGGAAGTCTCACCTCGGTCGGCCTAGGTTGCATCCTGGAAGGAAGTCTCACCTCGGTCGGCCTAGGTTGCATCCTGGAACAAAGTCTCATCTCGGTCGGGCTGGGCTGCATCTTGGAAGGAAGTCTCACCTCGGTCAGGCTGTGTTGTTGCATGTTGCATCCTGGAACGAAGTCTCACCTCGGTCGGGATGTGTTGCATCCTTGAAGGAAGTCTCACCTCGGTCAGGCTGTGTTGTTGCATCCTGGAAGGAAGTCTCACCTCAGTAAGGCTGTGTTGCATCCTTGAAGGAAGTCTCACCTCGGTCGGGCTGTGTTGCATCCTGTAAGGATGTCTCACCTCTGTCAGGCTGGGTTGCATCCTGGAAGGAAGTCTCACCTCGGTCGGGCTGTGTTGCATCCTGGAAGGAAGTCTCACTTCGGTCAGGCTGTGTTGCATCCTGGAAGCAAGTCTCACCTCGGTCGGGCAAGGTTGCATCCTAGAGGGAAGTCTCACCTCGGTCTGGCTGTGTTGCATCCTGGAAGGATGTCTCACCTCTGTCAGGCTGGGTTGCATCCTGGAAGGAAGTCTCACCTCAGTCGGGCTGTGTTGCATCCTGGAAGCAAGTCTCACCTCGGTCGGGCAAGGTTGCATCCTAGAGGGAAGTCTCACCTCGGTCTGGCTGTGTTGCATCCTGGAAGGAAGCTCACCTCGGTCGGCCTAGGTTGCATCCTGGAAGGAAGTCTCACCTCGGTCGGCCTAGGTTGCATCCTGGAAGGAAGTCTCACCTCGGTCGGCCTAGGTTGCATCCTGGAACAAAGTCTCATCTCGGTCGGGCTGGGCTGCATCTTGGAAGGAAGTCTCACCTCGGTCAGGCTGTGTTGTTGCATGTTGCATCCTGGAACGAAGTCTCACCTCGGTCGGGATGTGTTGCATCCTTGAAGGAAGTCTCACCTCGGTCAGGCTGTGTTGCATCCTGGAAGGAAGTCTCACCTCGATTGGTCTGTGTTGCATCCTGGAAGGAAGTCTCACCTCGGTCTGGCTGTGTTTCATCCTGGACGGCAGGATTAATCTGCACTGCTTGAGAGTGcaagaaaacacaattttacTTGCAATTAAAAGCGAGTCCATGCTTGTTTCGTGTAAAGGTAGGTTTCTTAAgccgtgttcccattggacttatttttgctaaagtaccgcgacttttctgtagaatgacaaaattaaatccagtGGGAACGCATGttaaactgacctccctgtcaacttaccgcgaccgtgatgtaaaactaacaggccgGATGAGGTCGCGGAAGACTTCCGCGCAGCCACGGTAAGTTATCAGGGCCgataaaaagtccaatgggaacgcTCCGCGCTGTAAACCTACCGCGACCACGGTGTAAAACGCTTTGCAAATAACACCACTTCCTGTAGCTGTATACACACAGAGGGCGCGCGAAAATGGAAGTATGGTTCCCTGTCTCGTTTGCACTGACCATCATACTATATGCagcgtgtgtacatgtaccatgtaatACAAAACAACGCTATTTTCCAATTTCGTCCAGTTGGTACTATACTACAGTACTACTTTGGTAAGAAATATGGCAGATTTGATCAATTTTGTGAGGAGTTTAATAGGGCTAGGTGAATGTGAAAATGCTGATGAAGGAACAGGTGAAATGATGGTGGATATTCAGCTTGAACTAGCCATTTccaggttttgttgttgtaggaGGAATGCCTATAAAAATTATGTAGCGTCGTCGCGTTCGTCAATAAAATAGCgcgcgaaaactacgtcacagaCACGTCGTATCCTGCTTAGGTCAAAGGTGACTGTGCACAGCGCCCCCGATGTGTGACGATCTGCCAGTTTTGGAGAGCGAGTTAGCTGTTCCGTCGTGGAATTTAAGTCCAGGTGGGAACGCACGGTAGAACTACACCTAATCCAGTCACGG contains these protein-coding regions:
- the LOC117299210 gene encoding uncharacterized protein LOC117299210, with translation MDDEVLSVTSSRLLFTVIAMANDPVFSLCMDMQESHEDVMDEVLEVIGPVISRNTSINDVVQETYVCQVLGALQTYVYVTGFGAKNLINTLKPLSELHFLPDMPDLDIANRDSLVICGFTLAKTDLQLLEKNSCLNDQVIHAYLEVLQKDFNEQSHQHVTFLPCHKARLWDNHQYNEWLYPNIPFADFYGY